The window CAGGTCCACGAAGAAAGGTTTCTCCAGCTCCACATGCTTGTAGTTCGTGGAGAAGTTGCCCACCACGCGCATCACCTTCGGATCGGCCGCCTCCGCACTGCCGGCAGCCGCCGGCAGAAAGACCGAACACAGGACCGCAGCCGTAAAGACCGTCACAAAACGTTTCATTTTCATTTCCCTCCTTATTCGATTTACCGTCACTCGGACGTTAAAAAAAAAACGGGTTCCTCGTTATTTTGTGTGGGAAAGGATGAGTTCAAAATTATCAGAAGTGGTATAGTAGTGACATTATGAAAAACATATAAGTGTTTGAAATCGCGCTTGGTCTGGGGAAGCCGTGGTATATCGAGTCCATTAACCTCGATGCCGATAGAAACCGCCTTGATATTCGCGTCAACTTTACAAGAGGGGCTAAATTTTCTTGTCCATCGTGCGGGACGGAGAATCAGTGCGTTCATGATACGATGGAAAAAACTTGGCGACACCTCGACTTCTTCCAGTTTGAAACCTACGTAACCGCTCGTGTTCCGCGTGTTAAGTGCAGAACGTGCGGCGTACATCAGGTCCGTGCTCCCTGGTCGAGCGAGGGCAGCGGCTTCACTCTGCTTTTTGAACGGCGGATAATCGATCTGGCCCCTGTGATGCCTGTCAAAACGCTGGGGCAAAAGCTGGGCGTGACCGATACCCGCGTGTGGAGGCTTGTAAAGCACCACTTGAATCGTGCACTGGAAAAGTTGGACCTCTCCCGTGTCACTCGTGTTGGCTTCGATGAAACGTCCAGCCGCCGCGGACACGACTATGTCTCCATCTTTGTGGACCTTGACACGAGGCGTGCCATATTCGCGACGGATGGGAAGGATTCCTCGGTGTTAGCCCGTTTTCGAGCGTTTCTGACGGAACATGGCGGCCGACCAGAGAACATCCGTCAGCTGTGCTGTGACATGTCTCCCGCGTTCATCAAGGGAGCACGAGAGAATTTTCCCACGGCAGAGCTGACGTTTGACAAGTTCCACGTCATCAAGATCATCAATGAGGCTGTGGACGAGACTCGCCGGGAAGAACGCAAGACGAGCGGTCTTCTGAGCCATACGCGCTATCTTTGGCTGAAATCCCCGGAGAAA is drawn from uncultured Fretibacterium sp. and contains these coding sequences:
- a CDS encoding ISL3 family transposase — protein: MFEIALGLGKPWYIESINLDADRNRLDIRVNFTRGAKFSCPSCGTENQCVHDTMEKTWRHLDFFQFETYVTARVPRVKCRTCGVHQVRAPWSSEGSGFTLLFERRIIDLAPVMPVKTLGQKLGVTDTRVWRLVKHHLNRALEKLDLSRVTRVGFDETSSRRGHDYVSIFVDLDTRRAIFATDGKDSSVLARFRAFLTEHGGRPENIRQLCCDMSPAFIKGARENFPTAELTFDKFHVIKIINEAVDETRREERKTSGLLSHTRYLWLKSPEKLTSEQSTRLEELSLKKCNRKTARAYHLKLIFQDIFSRGRPVSEGAVLLKKWYFWARHSRLDAMKDAAQTIKAHWDGILQWFTSQVNNAILEGTNSLVQAAKAKARGYRSKRTFIDMIYLVAGQLNLTE